A genomic window from Punica granatum isolate Tunisia-2019 chromosome 2, ASM765513v2, whole genome shotgun sequence includes:
- the LOC116196689 gene encoding ABC transporter I family member 17, translated as MSRVRGPAALSRSPPSAAPSGLEMPSISVCQSEVSQDMEAREHLLAVDSDDGAESETKFRIRGLTRISDAGAPILSKVDLDIPRGKIVGIIGPSGSGKSTLLRALNRLWEPPAGTVFLDGEDICRLDVLGLRRKVGMLFQLPVMFEGTVADNIRYGPQLSGKKLNDSEVLKLLSLADLDPTFLNKNGGELSVGQAQRVALARTLANEPDVLLLDEPTSALDPISTQNIEDVLVKLKNNRQMTIVMVSHSIKQIQRVADVVCLLVNGEIVEVVSPDKLSEANHPMALRFLQLSS; from the exons ATGAGCCGAGTACGCGGTCCAGCTGCTTTGTCTCGTTCCCCGCCCTCGGCTGCACCCTCCGGCCTCGAGATGCCCTCGATCTCGGTCTGTCAGTCTGAGGTCTCTCAAG ATATGGAGGCCCGTGAGCACCTGCTCGCCGTCGACTCCGACGACGGCGCAGAATCAGAGACCAAGTTCAGGATCCGGGGCCTGACCCGGATCTCCGACGCCGGCGCCCCGATCCTGAGCAAGGTCGACCTCGATATCCCCCGGGGGAAGATCGTGGGAATAATCGGGCCCAGCGGCAGCGGCAAGTCGACGCTCCTGAGGGCCCTCAACCGCCTCTGGGAGCCGCCGGCGGGGACGGTCTTCCTCGACGGAGAGGACATCTGCCGCCTCGACGTGCTCGGGCTCCGCCGGAAAGTCGGGATGCTGTTTCAGCTCCCGGTGATGTTTGAAG GTACTGTTGCCGATAATATTCGATATGGGCCACAGTTGAGTGGAAAGAAGCTCAACGACAGTGAAGTACTCAAGCTTCTAAGTCTAGCCGATCTCGATCCCACTTTTCTCAACAAGAATGGCGGAGAGCTCTCCGTTGGTCAGGCGCAAAGGGTAGCACTTGCTCGGACTCTAGCGAATGAACCCGAT GTTCTTTTGCTGGATGAGCCGACGAGCGCCTTGGATCCAATATCGACCCAGAACATAGAGGATGTCCTAGTCAAGTTGAAGAACAACCGCCAGATGACGATCGTAATGGTTTCCCACAGTATAAAGCAGATCCAGAGGGTCGCGGATGTTGTATGCTTGCTTGTGAATGGGGAAATCGTCGAGGTTGTGTCTCCCGACAAGCTCTCCGAGGCAAACCATCCAATGGCTCTTAGGTTTCTTCAATTAAGCTCCTGA